From the Priestia koreensis genome, one window contains:
- a CDS encoding sulfate/molybdate ABC transporter ATP-binding protein, with protein MSIQIRNISKNFGSFKALQNIDLTIKRGELVALLGPSGSGKTSLLRIIAGLESADEGTILFDDRPTHSLEANERQVGFVFQHYALFRHMTVFDNVAYGLKVRPRNVRPSKAEIKAKVEELLSLVKLDHLASRYPDQLSGGQKQRVALARALAVEPKVLLLDEPFGALDAKVRKELRRWLRKLHDDFHITSIFVTHDQEEALDVADRIVVMNEGAIEQIGSPEEVYDHPQTPFVYNFLGNVNLFHGRLEKGRLHHGSIQTTLSDNHLETSGDATGYVRPHDLKITRNNEHTERILARVFHVHAIGSVVRVELNRLDNNEFLEAELTKDEARELNLSVGEEVYVLPKQLKVFVPEDFSI; from the coding sequence ATGAGTATTCAAATACGAAACATTTCAAAAAACTTCGGATCTTTCAAAGCGTTACAAAATATAGACTTAACAATTAAAAGGGGTGAATTGGTTGCATTATTAGGTCCGTCAGGTTCAGGGAAAACATCGCTTCTTCGAATTATCGCAGGTCTAGAATCAGCAGATGAGGGCACGATTTTATTTGATGACCGCCCAACCCACTCATTAGAAGCGAACGAACGGCAAGTGGGGTTTGTATTTCAGCACTATGCCTTGTTCCGTCATATGACTGTATTTGATAATGTCGCGTACGGATTAAAGGTTCGACCGCGAAACGTCCGTCCCTCAAAAGCAGAAATAAAAGCAAAAGTTGAAGAGCTCTTATCGCTTGTTAAGCTTGATCATTTGGCTAGCCGCTATCCAGATCAATTATCCGGCGGCCAAAAGCAGCGGGTTGCGCTTGCACGAGCGCTTGCGGTCGAGCCAAAGGTTCTTCTATTGGATGAACCATTTGGTGCATTGGATGCGAAGGTGCGAAAGGAGCTTCGTAGATGGCTTCGTAAGCTTCATGATGACTTTCATATTACGAGTATTTTTGTGACCCACGATCAAGAGGAAGCATTAGACGTAGCAGATCGAATTGTAGTGATGAATGAGGGGGCGATTGAGCAAATTGGGTCTCCAGAAGAAGTGTATGATCATCCACAAACACCATTCGTCTACAACTTTTTAGGAAACGTAAACCTCTTTCACGGACGTTTGGAAAAGGGACGACTTCATCACGGGTCTATTCAAACCACTCTGTCAGATAATCACCTTGAAACGTCCGGAGATGCGACTGGATATGTGCGACCTCACGATTTAAAAATCACCCGCAATAACGAACATACAGAGCGAATTTTAGCACGTGTCTTTCATGTTCATGCGATTGGTTCAGTCGTGCGAGTGGAGTTAAATCGCCTAGACAATAATGAATTTTTAGAAGCAGAACTAACAAAGGATGAAGCAAGGGAATTGAACCTATCAGTTGGAGAAGAGGTGTATGTTCTTCCAAAACAATTAAAAGTGTTTGTTCCAGAAGACTTTTCGATTTAA
- the cysW gene encoding sulfate ABC transporter permease subunit CysW has product MAGHVPLSHTTNTATIKTKKKANPVQWLLITIALLFLALFLIVPLVAIFTKALEKGWGVYLEAITNPDALSAIKLTLLVALISIPLNALFGIAAAWAITKFQFKGKNILLTLIDLPVAISPVIAGLIFVLLFGAQGLFGEYLLDHNIQIIFAVPGILLATLFVTFPFVARELIPLMQAQGTSEEEASTILGASGWRTFWHVTLPNIKWGLLYGLILANARAIGEFGAVSVVSGHIRGETNTMPLHIEVLYNEYQFSAAFAVASLMSIIAILTLIAKNIIEWKTKRVVAYDEGESER; this is encoded by the coding sequence GTGGCAGGTCACGTACCTTTATCTCATACGACAAATACAGCAACAATAAAAACAAAGAAAAAAGCAAATCCTGTGCAATGGCTGCTTATTACGATCGCCTTATTATTCTTGGCACTGTTTCTTATTGTGCCACTTGTAGCCATCTTCACAAAAGCACTGGAAAAAGGCTGGGGAGTATATCTAGAAGCGATTACGAACCCTGATGCGCTTTCTGCCATTAAGTTGACGCTCCTAGTAGCATTAATTTCAATTCCGCTCAACGCCTTGTTTGGAATTGCAGCAGCATGGGCGATTACAAAATTTCAGTTCAAAGGGAAAAATATCTTACTGACGCTTATTGACCTTCCAGTAGCCATTTCGCCTGTTATTGCGGGATTAATTTTCGTTCTTCTATTCGGTGCACAAGGTCTTTTTGGCGAATACCTCCTAGATCATAACATTCAAATTATATTCGCTGTGCCAGGCATCTTACTTGCGACGTTATTCGTCACATTTCCATTTGTGGCGCGTGAACTAATTCCACTTATGCAAGCGCAGGGAACGTCTGAAGAAGAAGCGTCTACCATTTTAGGAGCAAGTGGATGGAGAACGTTTTGGCATGTGACGCTTCCTAATATTAAATGGGGATTGCTGTATGGATTAATTTTAGCAAATGCGCGTGCTATTGGAGAATTTGGGGCCGTATCGGTTGTATCTGGTCATATTCGTGGAGAAACAAACACGATGCCACTTCATATTGAAGTCCTCTACAATGAGTATCAGTTTTCAGCAGCTTTTGCCGTTGCCTCGCTCATGTCGATCATCGCCATCTTGACTCTGATCGCTAAAAATATAATCGAATGGAAAACAAAACGAGTTGTTGCTTATGACGAAGGGGAGAGCGAAAGATGA